In the genome of Bremerella sp. P1, the window CCGGAAACGTGGTTCTGCGTACCAACCAGGCTATGGAAGTAGATGCCGGGGATTCCCTTCATGGCCAACATGATGGCCTGCGTCGCAAGGAACCGCACGGCGTGATGCTCGGGGCCGAAGCCTTCCGGCTCGCCGAGGGCATCGACATAGGTGATGTTCAATTCGTAGGGCTTCTGCGAACCATCGGCCATGGTCCGCATGCCGACCAGCCCGCCTCGTTCACGCGTGGCATGCACCAGCTTGTCGAGACGTTCCTGCGAAACGAGCCCTTCCAGAGGCCGCACGCCAATCCCATCATGCGATGCGGTGAAGTTGAAGTAGGTGGTGCCCGCCGGGATGTCGTACAGCGTGTCCATCCACTGGTTGAGTGTCGTGGCATCTTCGTTGAGGTACGCATCGAACAGCAGCGGTGGCAGGCTGAACTGGTAGACCATGTGAGCTTCGTCCGCCAGGCCGAAGTAGCTGATGTTCTCGGCGTGCGGTACGTTGGTTTCGGTCAGCAGTAGCACGTGCGGGGCGACAATCTCGGTAACCGTACGCCACAGCTTGACAGCCTCGTGGGTCTCGTCCAGGTGCAAGCAACTCGTGCCGATCGTCTTCCACAGAAATGCGATTGCATCCAAGCGGATGACGCGGGCCCCATTCTGCACGTAAAACAGCAGCACGTCGGTCATCGCCAACAGGACTTCCGGGCTGCCGTAGTTCAGGTCGACCTGATCGGCGCTGAAGGTAGTCCAGACATGCTTTTCGCCAGTCGAGGATTCATAAGGAGAAAGCAGCGGCAACGCGCGCGGCCGGACGACCTGACTCAGGTCGGTACTCGGGTCGACGTCGATGAAGTACTCGTCGTAAGGCTTCTCGCCTTGCAGGTACTTCTGGAACCACTCACTCTTCTGCGAGCAGTGATTGGCGACCATGTCGAAGGCCAGGTTGAACTCTTCGGCCAGCGAATGCAGGTCGTCCCACGTTCCGGAGTTGGGATCGACCTGGTAGTAGTCGACCACCGAGAAACCGTCGTCGGAGGTATACGGGAAGAAGGGAAGCAGGTGAACCGTGTTGAGCAGGTTCTGGTAGCCGTGGTGAACCAGAAAGTCCTTCAAGATGCCCAGGGGCGACTTCTCGGGGCCATAAACCTGGTCGGCATAAGTGATCAGGACGACGTCAGTTTCGTCCCAGCCGGTTCGTTTAGGTTCAGGGATCTTAGAGGTATACGACTCGAGCAAGGCAACCAAACGCGGCAGAACATCGGTGGCAACAGATTCGCCATACATGCGGGTGAGGTGCTGCTGGAGCGTATCGTGTTGTTGTGTCGTGCCGATCATTGAACCTCCCTATCCGACTGTCGCGCCTCGGGCTGCGAGCGCGACACGTCTTATAAATCATCCATACCCGTGAAATTGGTCACCAGGGCTCGCAGTTTTCGCTTGAGTACGGAATAGCTGAAAAAGCGTTTGCCGAGCTCAAAGTTGTGCTCGACCACTTCTTGACGATAAGCTTCGTCTTCCATCAGGTTACGGACCTGAGTGACGACGTCCTTGGTCAGATACCCATCCATCGTCACGACCTTGAAGCCTTTGGGTTCAATGTCGGTGACGAAGATCGAGTAGCGATTCACCAGGACTGGCTTCTTGAAGTAGAACGCTTCGATCAATGCATTTCCAAACCCTTCGTACAGGCTTGGGTAACTGATAAAGTCGGCAGCTGCGTAGCAATCGCCGAGGGTGTAAATCTTGCGACCTTCGCGGTCGGTGCCTCGCTCTTCCCCCACGCGATCGGCAACAAAACGAAGGTCGACGTTTTGTCGTTCGGCCATCTCGCGCAGGGCATGCATATACTCATCCCCTTCGTCGCCAGACTCGTGCGTGATCACCAGCTTGTACTTAGGGTTGTTGAGCGAATTGACCAGGGAAATCGCATGCTCAATCCCCTTACGCGGCACCACGCGAGTTGGCTGCAAGATGACGATATCATCGTCCGTAAGGCCAATGTCTTCCTTGAAGCTCAGCGGGTAGTCGTCGTTGATCGGTGGGTCCTCGAAATCGAGAACGTTCGGAACCAGGATCGACGATTGCCCCTTACGGTGCGACAGGTCGGCCTGACCTGGCAAGTTGATCGTAACGTGCTGAATCGACGGCAGCGTTGGCGGGAAGGCCATGCTGAGGATGTCGTTGATGCCGTTGACCGAGAAGCGATCGCGTTCCCAGTAGAAGTCGTGATGGTGGGCGATCGTGGGGAATCCCGTTTCGGCGATGAACATGGTGATGGCCACGCCCAGAGGAACGTTCATCGGAATGCAGAGCGCATTTTGCACGATCATCACCTCGATGTTGAAGCGACGAGTGAATTCGTACAGCGTGTGTTTAAGATACTCGGCAAGCGCGAATATCCGCCGCGTAACTTCCGGGTCACGAGTCGTCGTCCCGAAGATACGCCGGTTAATCCATTGTATGTCTGGATGACCAAAATAGGCATGGGGAACCAAACTGGTAATGTCGGGATCGGTATCCATCTTCCCGCCGTACCAGTAGCTGACGTGCTTATAGTCCCAGAGGACCTTGGCCCACTTGGCCGCCTCTAACGAAACGCCGTCGGTCCCGGCGAAACGTGTTCCTACGAAACCAATGTTGTGCCCTGCGGTATCAGTTACGTTCATGCTGGATTATCTCGGAAGGCAAGCCAAAATGTCGGAAAGTCTAGTGAGTGTCACGTCAGGGTGTATTGGCAACATTCGAGCATCGTCCTTCCGTAGTCGGAGACTACGACGGTCACCTGCAAAGAGAGCAGTTTTCATGCCAATTTGCGATGCGGGCTGAATATCGTTCAGCATGTCATTGCCAACATATAAAATATGACACGCGTCGATTTCCTGGTCGGCTAAACTTTTCGCAGCGGCCTCATAAAGCTCTGTCCCAGGCTTGGCAACACGATGCTCGTACGAGAAAAAACAGTTCTCCGGCCGGAAACCATTTTCCTCAAGTGGCGATTCGAGGAACGTTTCCACTATTTTCGGCGTAAAGTACTGGGCATTGCTGATGATGCCGAGCGTGTATTCTCGCTCGTTTAGCCAGGCGAGCACCTCCCGCAAGTCGGGCATCGGCCACACCGGATTGACCCTCGTTTCGAACTCCAGAGCGAACAATTTCATATCGAAATCACACGGCAGTTCGACCTGCCCACGACGCATCGGACCGTCAAAAACTTTTTCCCAAATTTCTTCGATCACCACCTCCGGATAAGAAGTGCCTCTTTTAGTGGCAATTTTGTGATCATCCTTAATCACGTCGTAAAATTGGGCAATCATCTCATCCGCAGGCACTTCGCACTGCACGCCACTGGCCACCCAGGCCGCTTCCAGGGCATCTCCCTTGGTCATTTCCATGGCGGTGCCGACATCGCCGCTGCCGCTCACCAGAAGCGTTCCGTAGATATCAAACAATACCGCGCGGATCCCTGGCAATTCTTTCAGGTCTGCCTGCTGATCTGTGGGGATGGGTTCGAGTGGCTGACTGTTGTGCTTCAAGATTTCCGAAAAAGAGTTCATGCGTCTTCCAGGCGAACAGGATGAAAGCGGGACAGTTCGACAAATTGTCGCAAGATACGATTGGCTCCGTTGAACGACGAAACGGGCCCCGGTTGCAGTTTGGCCAACCGCTCGTATCGTTCGCGAAGTCGCTCTCCGGTTCCCTTCAAGCCGAACCGAGTCAGGACAATTTGTGAATTGATTTGAATGGTGGAATCGAAGTTGGCATCGTCCTGCGTGAGGGGACGCATCACCTGGGCGTTCTCTTCGACAATCGCTTCGGCAAGCTCTTGGTTTCCGGCAACGGCTTGCACGACTTCTCGCTGGGCCTCAACCGTTAAAAGCGCGAAGTCGATCCACTCGTCGCTTAGCCGCTCGTCGAGTTGTTTCTCCAGGTCTTCGGCTTCCAATTCGTCATGACCAAAGTCGCGTTGCACCTGCGTGAATAACTCGGTCATTCGCTCG includes:
- a CDS encoding alpha-amylase family glycosyl hydrolase, whose protein sequence is MIGTTQQHDTLQQHLTRMYGESVATDVLPRLVALLESYTSKIPEPKRTGWDETDVVLITYADQVYGPEKSPLGILKDFLVHHGYQNLLNTVHLLPFFPYTSDDGFSVVDYYQVDPNSGTWDDLHSLAEEFNLAFDMVANHCSQKSEWFQKYLQGEKPYDEYFIDVDPSTDLSQVVRPRALPLLSPYESSTGEKHVWTTFSADQVDLNYGSPEVLLAMTDVLLFYVQNGARVIRLDAIAFLWKTIGTSCLHLDETHEAVKLWRTVTEIVAPHVLLLTETNVPHAENISYFGLADEAHMVYQFSLPPLLFDAYLNEDATTLNQWMDTLYDIPAGTTYFNFTASHDGIGVRPLEGLVSQERLDKLVHATRERGGLVGMRTMADGSQKPYELNITYVDALGEPEGFGPEHHAVRFLATQAIMLAMKGIPGIYFHSLVGTQNHVSGVEESGIPRRINRRKFERLELENQISSHETLQNRIFHGYQNLIAKRIEQSAFHPDGPSEVFHTGHPAIFGFKRTSPDHDQTILVLANLTDKLQGLPLSDPKLQPLTFDLISDEYVVESHGITLDPYQIVWLTEPED
- a CDS encoding glycosyltransferase family 4 protein, coding for MNVTDTAGHNIGFVGTRFAGTDGVSLEAAKWAKVLWDYKHVSYWYGGKMDTDPDITSLVPHAYFGHPDIQWINRRIFGTTTRDPEVTRRIFALAEYLKHTLYEFTRRFNIEVMIVQNALCIPMNVPLGVAITMFIAETGFPTIAHHHDFYWERDRFSVNGINDILSMAFPPTLPSIQHVTINLPGQADLSHRKGQSSILVPNVLDFEDPPINDDYPLSFKEDIGLTDDDIVILQPTRVVPRKGIEHAISLVNSLNNPKYKLVITHESGDEGDEYMHALREMAERQNVDLRFVADRVGEERGTDREGRKIYTLGDCYAAADFISYPSLYEGFGNALIEAFYFKKPVLVNRYSIFVTDIEPKGFKVVTMDGYLTKDVVTQVRNLMEDEAYRQEVVEHNFELGKRFFSYSVLKRKLRALVTNFTGMDDL
- a CDS encoding HAD family hydrolase, with the translated sequence MNSFSEILKHNSQPLEPIPTDQQADLKELPGIRAVLFDIYGTLLVSGSGDVGTAMEMTKGDALEAAWVASGVQCEVPADEMIAQFYDVIKDDHKIATKRGTSYPEVVIEEIWEKVFDGPMRRGQVELPCDFDMKLFALEFETRVNPVWPMPDLREVLAWLNEREYTLGIISNAQYFTPKIVETFLESPLEENGFRPENCFFSYEHRVAKPGTELYEAAAKSLADQEIDACHILYVGNDMLNDIQPASQIGMKTALFAGDRRSLRLRKDDARMLPIHPDVTLTRLSDILACLPR